A portion of the Cellulophaga algicola DSM 14237 genome contains these proteins:
- a CDS encoding alginate export family protein: MMSNQRTTYVFLFFFVLITLQLTAQTFDISADLRSRFEYRHGYSNLFLDDADPAAFVKQRTRLNMGYEADKLQLFIAVQDVSTWGDTRQLLDVDGNDSFSLFQAWAQLQINENWSTKLGRQVISYDDQRIFGGVDWAMQGRFHDAAILKYKKDNFMFDLGGAFSQEQEAIEGNAYTIQGFFSYKTMQYAYLKKSWENTSASLLFLNAGFQDFTGDANNIADGVSYRQTLGSYFEFPIEKFNFVGSAYYQFGKANATTDLAGYQVSLEGTYATDKVTYGLGIELLSGTDQEGASKNKSFFPLYGTNHKFNGFMDYFYVGNHANNVGLNDVYAKAVITTGEKSNLLIKGHYFSANADLTDDAAKYLGTEIDVVYTQKLMPFVKLNIGYSQMFASESMSIVKGGRPNDNTNNWGWVQLTINPTLFKTNLNKNE; this comes from the coding sequence ATGATGAGTAACCAAAGAACTACCTATGTATTTTTATTCTTTTTTGTTTTAATAACACTACAACTTACCGCGCAGACTTTTGATATAAGTGCCGATTTAAGGTCCCGCTTTGAATACCGCCATGGGTACAGCAACCTTTTTCTTGATGATGCAGACCCTGCTGCTTTTGTAAAGCAACGAACGCGATTAAATATGGGTTACGAAGCTGATAAATTGCAGTTATTTATAGCTGTACAAGATGTGAGTACTTGGGGTGATACCCGACAATTACTTGATGTAGACGGTAATGATTCTTTTTCATTATTCCAAGCTTGGGCACAATTACAAATCAATGAAAACTGGTCTACAAAATTAGGGAGACAAGTTATATCATATGACGACCAACGTATTTTTGGAGGTGTAGACTGGGCAATGCAAGGGCGTTTTCATGATGCTGCTATTCTTAAATATAAAAAAGACAATTTTATGTTTGATTTAGGAGGGGCCTTTAGTCAAGAGCAAGAAGCTATCGAAGGTAATGCCTATACGATTCAGGGGTTTTTCTCGTATAAAACAATGCAGTATGCATACCTAAAAAAATCATGGGAAAACACTAGCGCAAGTTTATTGTTTTTAAATGCAGGATTCCAAGATTTTACTGGCGATGCTAATAATATTGCAGATGGAGTTTCTTATAGACAAACCTTAGGTTCTTATTTTGAATTCCCTATAGAAAAATTTAATTTTGTTGGTAGTGCGTACTATCAATTTGGCAAAGCAAATGCCACAACAGACTTAGCAGGTTACCAAGTTTCCTTAGAAGGTACTTATGCCACCGATAAAGTAACTTATGGTTTAGGTATTGAATTACTTAGCGGTACGGATCAAGAGGGAGCATCTAAAAATAAATCTTTTTTCCCTTTATACGGTACAAATCACAAGTTTAATGGATTTATGGATTATTTCTATGTGGGGAATCATGCCAATAACGTAGGGCTTAATGATGTATATGCAAAAGCTGTAATTACCACTGGAGAAAAATCTAACTTGCTTATAAAGGGACATTATTTTAGTGCAAATGCAGATTTAACTGATGATGCAGCTAAATATTTGGGTACGGAAATAGATGTGGTGTACACACAAAAATTGATGCCTTTTGTTAAGTTGAACATAGGCTACTCGCAAATGTTTGCTTCAGAAAGTATGAGTATTGTAAAAGGTGGACGCCCTAATGATAATACAAATAATTGGGGTTGGGTACAACTTACTATTAACCCTACGCTGTTTAAAACAAATTTGAATAAAAACGAGTAA
- a CDS encoding winged helix-turn-helix domain-containing protein, with product MSNFKIKSRVWIEVGDNVLVGEGRIKLLKAIEVEGSLAKAAKSIGMSYKKAWTLVDAVNKSANEAVVTKTVGGTKGGGTVITPYGNKLIAAFETINKNCWEFLDQQMKELNQL from the coding sequence ATGAGTAATTTTAAAATTAAAAGTAGGGTTTGGATTGAAGTAGGAGATAATGTTCTTGTTGGGGAAGGAAGAATAAAGCTTCTTAAAGCAATTGAAGTAGAGGGTTCCTTAGCGAAAGCAGCAAAATCTATTGGAATGTCTTATAAGAAAGCATGGACCCTTGTAGATGCCGTAAACAAATCTGCCAATGAAGCTGTAGTTACCAAAACTGTAGGAGGTACAAAAGGCGGCGGTACCGTTATTACTCCGTATGGGAATAAACTTATAGCAGCTTTTGAAACTATTAATAAAAACTGTTGGGAATTTTTAGACCAACAAATGAAAGAATTAAATCAATTATAA
- a CDS encoding molybdopterin-dependent oxidoreductase: MYDSVTNRRSFIKKMAMLSAITAAASMFPGIIFASEQEKGIPENANLDWKKGPCRFCGVGCGILVGTENGKAIAVKGDPNSSVNKGLLCVKGYHQIMCIQSKDRLTHALVKKNGKYVQTPISEALDLVASKMKETIAQHGKDAVAMYTSGQSTIPEGYIASKFMKGAIGTNNLDCNARLCMASAVTGFLTSFGADEPMGCYEDIDHADYFITWGNNMAEMHPVLFSRMLEQKSRRGAKIIDFATRTTRSSTASDRSILFEPQTDLAVANAICYEIIKNGWVNKSFVEKHCSFSKGLTNIGYGLEDNFTFTDKPEKIDFEAYKEFLKDYSPEKVSKYSKVSVKDIKYLASIYGDPNKKVVSYWCMGMNQHTRGTWINNLVYNIHLLTGKISQPGNGPFSLTGQPSACGTAREVGTFTHKLPHGVVTNKKDREMAAKIWKVPVERIPSKPTYHATEMFRAVDRGDINFIWIQATNPLVSLPKTGRYRPAMEKKSCFVVVSDVFPTPTSDVADVILPASWHIEKGGLYGNSERRTQYWQKMIEGPGDTTPDTWMFIEVAKRMGFADLFPYSKENHVEEIYNEYRQFHEGAKHGMAPLEVLKKESGAIWPYVDGKSTQWRYNAKYDPACSNGEDFHFYGKPDGKAVIWQRPFEEAPEKPDQEYPFWLNTGRVVEHWHTGSMTRRIPVLHQAMPNAYVEFHPDDAKSLGVRNGENIKVTSRRGSCVLPASINERGLPTKGQVFVPFFDENMLINDVTLDAFCPISKEPDYKKCAVKVERV, from the coding sequence ATGTACGATTCTGTAACAAATAGAAGGAGTTTTATAAAAAAAATGGCAATGTTGTCTGCTATTACAGCTGCTGCATCCATGTTTCCTGGTATTATATTCGCCAGTGAACAAGAAAAAGGAATTCCTGAAAATGCCAATTTAGATTGGAAAAAAGGACCTTGTAGATTCTGCGGTGTAGGTTGCGGTATTCTTGTAGGTACTGAAAACGGAAAAGCTATAGCCGTTAAAGGGGATCCAAATTCTTCTGTAAATAAAGGCTTATTATGTGTTAAGGGATACCATCAAATTATGTGTATTCAATCTAAGGATAGACTCACACACGCGTTAGTAAAGAAAAATGGAAAATATGTTCAAACACCAATAAGTGAAGCTTTAGACCTTGTTGCTTCTAAAATGAAAGAAACTATTGCCCAGCACGGTAAAGATGCTGTTGCCATGTATACATCAGGCCAGTCTACCATTCCAGAAGGGTATATTGCTTCTAAATTCATGAAAGGAGCTATTGGTACTAATAACCTAGATTGTAATGCAAGATTATGCATGGCAAGCGCGGTTACTGGGTTCTTAACTTCTTTCGGAGCAGATGAACCTATGGGTTGTTATGAAGATATAGATCACGCAGATTATTTTATCACTTGGGGAAATAATATGGCAGAAATGCATCCTGTATTATTCTCCAGAATGTTAGAACAAAAATCAAGACGTGGTGCTAAAATTATTGATTTTGCAACACGAACAACACGATCAAGTACCGCTTCGGACAGGTCTATTTTATTTGAACCTCAAACAGATCTAGCTGTTGCAAATGCCATTTGTTATGAAATTATAAAAAACGGATGGGTAAACAAATCTTTTGTAGAGAAACACTGTAGCTTTAGTAAAGGGCTTACAAACATTGGATACGGTTTAGAAGACAATTTTACATTTACCGATAAACCTGAAAAAATAGACTTTGAAGCGTATAAAGAATTTCTAAAAGATTATAGTCCAGAGAAGGTTTCTAAATATTCTAAAGTATCTGTAAAAGATATTAAGTACTTGGCTTCTATTTATGGAGATCCAAATAAAAAAGTAGTGTCTTACTGGTGCATGGGAATGAACCAACATACTCGAGGAACATGGATTAACAACCTCGTTTACAATATTCATTTACTCACCGGTAAAATTTCACAACCAGGAAACGGACCTTTTTCATTAACAGGGCAGCCATCTGCTTGTGGCACTGCTCGTGAAGTAGGAACTTTTACTCATAAATTACCACATGGTGTAGTGACCAATAAGAAGGATAGAGAAATGGCAGCTAAAATATGGAAAGTTCCTGTGGAACGTATTCCATCGAAACCCACCTATCATGCTACCGAAATGTTTAGAGCAGTAGATCGTGGCGATATAAATTTTATATGGATACAGGCTACAAATCCATTAGTCTCGCTACCTAAAACCGGCCGGTACCGTCCTGCAATGGAAAAAAAATCATGCTTCGTGGTTGTTTCAGACGTTTTTCCTACCCCTACTTCAGACGTAGCAGATGTTATTCTTCCTGCTTCATGGCATATTGAAAAAGGCGGACTCTATGGTAACTCTGAGCGTAGAACACAGTATTGGCAGAAAATGATAGAAGGGCCTGGAGATACAACACCAGATACTTGGATGTTTATTGAAGTAGCGAAACGAATGGGGTTTGCAGACCTATTCCCATATAGCAAAGAAAATCACGTAGAAGAAATATATAATGAATACAGACAATTCCACGAGGGTGCAAAACACGGAATGGCACCACTTGAAGTCTTAAAGAAAGAGTCTGGTGCTATTTGGCCATATGTAGATGGTAAGTCTACTCAATGGCGTTACAATGCTAAATATGATCCTGCATGTTCTAATGGTGAAGACTTTCATTTTTATGGCAAACCAGATGGTAAAGCAGTAATATGGCAACGTCCTTTTGAAGAAGCTCCGGAAAAACCAGATCAAGAATACCCATTCTGGTTAAACACTGGCCGTGTTGTAGAGCATTGGCACACAGGATCTATGACTAGACGAATTCCTGTATTACATCAAGCTATGCCAAATGCGTATGTAGAGTTCCATCCAGACGATGCAAAATCTCTTGGCGTACGAAATGGAGAAAATATTAAAGTTACTTCTCGTCGAGGTTCTTGTGTACTACCAGCCTCTATTAACGAAAGAGGTCTCCCCACAAAAGGGCAAGTATTTGTTCCTTTCTTTGATGAAAATATGCTTATTAACGATGTAACCTTGGATGCCTTCTGCCCTATCTCTAAAGAACCTGATTATAAAAAATGTGCAGTTAAAGTTGAAAGAGTATAG
- a CDS encoding DUF7738 domain-containing protein, with protein sequence MGLFDFRDISKRKGNLSSITVTCTPDQININEVNITFPTNYTTLKKILGEASRIEPIKQTKNNVYLWDDLGIYCSSADPEKMLMLLLVEDNRYGLGHQPLTNFTGTVLIDGAPIEQNIGNVDMDRPYMIRSIIKEDKQVAIALGWNPGV encoded by the coding sequence ATGGGATTATTTGATTTTAGAGATATCAGCAAAAGAAAGGGTAACCTTAGTAGTATTACGGTTACCTGTACTCCAGATCAAATTAATATAAATGAGGTAAATATTACTTTTCCTACCAACTATACAACGCTAAAAAAAATATTAGGAGAAGCCAGCCGTATTGAACCCATAAAGCAAACCAAAAACAACGTGTACCTCTGGGATGATCTTGGCATTTATTGCTCTAGTGCCGATCCAGAAAAAATGCTTATGTTATTATTAGTAGAAGATAATAGATATGGGCTCGGACATCAACCCTTAACTAATTTTACAGGAACTGTTCTTATCGATGGGGCACCTATTGAGCAGAATATTGGAAATGTAGACATGGATAGACCCTATATGATTCGTTCTATAATTAAAGAAGATAAACAAGTTGCTATTGCTCTAGGATGGAATCCTGGAGTTTAA
- a CDS encoding cytochrome c3 family protein, with amino-acid sequence MKNRTLIYYVVVLLGVSLFSCKEEGEYHSISDKIEGESKPYHGPLSSEELLAGTALIKITEGEFTFLIPERKGQIKSFACIECHSKPVSQMMGADAKKAHWDIKLNHANSDAMNCATCHNGADMNNLNTLTGKNIDFNLSYKLCAQCHSSQFEDWKGGAHGKKVAGWAPPRASNTCVNCHNPHRPSFEKRWPVQFNTQTAIERKEGLDH; translated from the coding sequence ATGAAAAATAGAACGCTCATATATTACGTAGTAGTACTTCTAGGAGTATCCTTATTCTCTTGTAAAGAAGAAGGAGAATATCATTCTATATCTGACAAAATAGAAGGAGAAAGTAAACCGTATCACGGTCCCCTTTCTTCTGAAGAACTATTAGCAGGTACAGCGTTAATTAAAATTACTGAAGGAGAGTTTACCTTCCTAATTCCGGAACGAAAAGGACAGATAAAATCTTTTGCCTGCATAGAATGTCACAGCAAACCTGTTTCACAAATGATGGGCGCAGATGCAAAAAAAGCGCACTGGGATATTAAGTTAAACCATGCGAATAGTGATGCTATGAACTGTGCAACCTGCCATAATGGAGCCGATATGAATAACTTAAATACCCTTACAGGTAAAAATATAGATTTCAATCTAAGCTACAAACTCTGTGCACAATGTCACTCAAGCCAATTTGAGGACTGGAAAGGTGGTGCACATGGTAAAAAAGTAGCCGGCTGGGCTCCTCCAAGAGCATCAAATACGTGTGTTAATTGTCACAATCCACACCGTCCTAGTTTTGAAAAAAGATGGCCTGTACAATTTAATACACAAACGGCTATAGAACGCAAAGAAGGTTTAGATCACTAA
- a CDS encoding molybdenum cofactor biosynthesis protein MoaE, translating into MSSPYKNVFSQGPISSEFIAQSITKHQSKTGIGAHNIFLGQVRADTIDGKIVAAIDYSAYEDMANKKFHEVREATFEKFELSCMHIYHSLGAVKTGEICLFVFVSSPRRKVVFEALEYVVEKIKAEVPVFGKEIFEDDSYQWKVNS; encoded by the coding sequence ATGTCATCACCCTATAAAAACGTTTTTAGTCAAGGTCCTATATCTTCAGAATTTATAGCGCAGTCCATTACCAAACATCAATCTAAAACAGGAATAGGAGCTCATAACATATTCCTAGGACAGGTGAGGGCAGATACCATAGACGGAAAAATAGTTGCAGCCATAGATTATTCTGCTTATGAAGATATGGCAAATAAGAAATTCCATGAAGTCCGGGAAGCTACTTTTGAAAAATTTGAATTAAGCTGTATGCATATTTATCATAGTCTTGGTGCTGTAAAAACGGGGGAAATATGCCTATTTGTATTTGTTTCTTCGCCAAGGCGAAAAGTGGTCTTTGAAGCCTTGGAGTATGTTGTGGAAAAAATTAAAGCCGAGGTGCCTGTTTTTGGTAAGGAAATTTTTGAAGATGATTCCTACCAATGGAAAGTAAATAGTTAG
- a CDS encoding 4Fe-4S dicluster domain-containing protein, producing the protein MSDNKKWYSLDLGLNNKKEASGSCGCGKSEGSCSSTPKEQVEEELSADEFYEAAINASIGEERHKDGFDQVFDVKMDRRSAFRKLTASLLIGAGAVSTSCSVTTGDDSKEKAQIDWEEQFKGNYKLMTDDEKKGTIDRLMRSYELRTDKRINMTAENAAEDVLFGYAFNISKCQGYMNCVSACVEENNQDRNSEMQYIRIHEMKDGEGFKFDKADDNYYHEVPAEGHFYMGTQCFHCDNPPCVEVCPVQATWKEEDGLVVIDYDWCVGCRYCMAACPYDGRRFNWSKPEVPEKEVNKNQHYLGNRMRKKGVMEKCTFCVQRTRKGKNPACVEACPTGARIFGNLLDPNSTIRWVLENKKVFRLKEDLGTEPKFWYFMD; encoded by the coding sequence ATGAGCGATAATAAAAAATGGTACTCTCTAGACCTAGGTCTAAACAATAAAAAAGAAGCTTCGGGTTCTTGTGGTTGCGGTAAATCTGAAGGAAGCTGTAGTAGCACTCCTAAGGAACAAGTAGAAGAAGAATTAAGTGCTGATGAATTTTACGAAGCAGCAATCAATGCATCTATAGGCGAAGAAAGACACAAAGATGGCTTTGACCAGGTCTTTGATGTAAAAATGGATAGAAGAAGCGCTTTTAGAAAATTAACAGCTAGTCTTCTTATTGGTGCAGGAGCCGTAAGTACTTCGTGCAGTGTAACTACAGGAGATGATAGTAAAGAAAAAGCTCAAATTGATTGGGAAGAACAGTTTAAAGGAAACTATAAACTAATGACCGATGATGAGAAAAAAGGGACTATAGACAGACTTATGCGTTCTTATGAATTAAGAACCGATAAACGTATAAATATGACCGCAGAAAATGCGGCAGAAGATGTGCTCTTTGGGTATGCATTCAACATCTCAAAATGCCAAGGGTATATGAATTGCGTAAGTGCCTGTGTAGAAGAGAATAACCAAGATAGAAACTCCGAAATGCAATACATCCGAATTCACGAAATGAAAGACGGAGAAGGCTTTAAGTTTGACAAAGCAGATGACAATTATTACCATGAAGTGCCTGCAGAAGGTCACTTTTATATGGGTACACAATGTTTTCATTGTGATAACCCACCTTGTGTAGAGGTGTGCCCAGTACAAGCCACTTGGAAAGAAGAAGATGGTCTTGTCGTTATTGATTATGACTGGTGTGTTGGTTGTCGCTATTGTATGGCCGCTTGCCCATATGATGGTAGAAGATTTAATTGGAGTAAACCTGAAGTACCCGAAAAAGAAGTAAACAAAAACCAACATTACTTAGGAAACAGAATGCGTAAAAAAGGGGTCATGGAAAAATGTACTTTCTGTGTGCAACGTACCCGGAAAGGAAAAAACCCAGCCTGTGTAGAAGCTTGTCCAACTGGAGCTAGAATTTTTGGAAACCTATTAGACCCAAACAGCACCATACGATGGGTACTAGAAAATAAAAAAGTGTTTAGACTAAAAGAAGATTTAGGTACAGAACCTAAGTTCTGGTACTTTATGGACTAA
- a CDS encoding cytochrome c, with protein MKKRLGIISFFVVIFIAFIVIWNYSYQQGLEEAYMPVIETPTGNFIPSESGAFRRFDDAGLDYLNMPVDENHQRSLDTYYDNRAYPGAPPSIPHPVAKERSFGGNTCIQCHKNGGFVEKFDAYAPITPHPEMVNCRQCHVTKNTATTFKGFSFSKPEPPKVGVGANNALLGSPPMIPHQLQMRENCISCHGGPSAPKEIRVSHPERINCRQCHLPKNNIQPNVDTSTFLRQFDQLNEK; from the coding sequence ATGAAAAAGAGACTCGGGATCATATCATTTTTTGTAGTAATTTTCATAGCATTCATTGTTATTTGGAACTACAGCTACCAACAGGGGCTGGAAGAAGCCTATATGCCGGTTATTGAAACGCCTACAGGAAACTTTATCCCTTCAGAAAGTGGCGCTTTCAGACGATTTGATGATGCAGGTTTAGACTATTTAAATATGCCTGTTGATGAAAATCACCAACGGTCTCTGGATACTTATTATGATAATAGAGCCTATCCGGGAGCACCACCGAGTATTCCACACCCCGTAGCAAAAGAACGTAGTTTTGGAGGTAATACGTGTATCCAATGTCATAAGAATGGTGGCTTTGTAGAAAAATTTGATGCCTATGCGCCTATTACTCCACATCCAGAAATGGTAAACTGTCGTCAATGCCATGTTACTAAAAATACAGCTACTACGTTTAAAGGGTTTTCCTTTTCAAAACCAGAACCACCAAAAGTGGGCGTAGGTGCAAACAATGCTTTATTAGGGAGTCCGCCAATGATACCACACCAACTTCAAATGCGAGAAAATTGTATTTCTTGTCATGGAGGACCAAGTGCTCCTAAAGAAATAAGGGTGTCTCATCCAGAACGGATAAACTGCAGACAATGCCATTTACCAAAAAATAATATTCAGCCAAATGTTGATACCAGTACATTTCTGAGACAATTCGATCAACTAAATGAAAAATAG
- the dsrP gene encoding sulfate reduction electron transfer complex DsrMKJOP subunit DsrP encodes MGTFKVFKSLVIDSLDTITKGSKKYHLWMGFLTLVMLIGMYCYSIQLEEGLSATGMSDRVSWGLYISNFTFLVGVAAAAVMLVMPTYVLKDIDFKQAVLIGEGLAVAALIMCLAFVVADMGGPSVLWHMIPGIGVFNFPNSMLTWDVIVLNGYLFINISIPFYILFKHYQNKEAKKSVYVPGAVLSVFWAVGIHLVTAFLYQGLQARPFWNNALLGPRFLASAFAAGPALIILVLAIIRSFTAFKIEDKTIKKIAMIVTVAAQINLIMLVSELFKEFYAPTHHSESAYYLFFGLHGKTALLPWIWTAIPINVLATIMLTFNKLRNNLKILYLCCGMLFVAIWIEKGFGLIVPGFIPGPYGKIVEYLPSGIEIGVTIGIWAMGAFVFTILAKTAIGIELGELRFKDKNSTTS; translated from the coding sequence ATGGGAACATTTAAAGTATTTAAAAGCTTAGTAATCGATAGTTTAGATACGATTACCAAAGGATCTAAAAAGTATCATCTTTGGATGGGATTCTTAACACTCGTGATGCTCATAGGTATGTATTGCTATTCCATTCAATTAGAGGAGGGACTTAGTGCTACAGGTATGTCTGACCGGGTTAGTTGGGGGCTCTATATCTCTAACTTTACTTTTTTGGTGGGGGTTGCCGCAGCTGCCGTCATGTTAGTGATGCCAACCTATGTCTTAAAAGATATCGATTTTAAACAAGCGGTATTAATTGGAGAAGGACTTGCCGTGGCCGCTTTAATCATGTGTTTAGCCTTTGTTGTTGCAGATATGGGTGGACCTTCTGTTTTATGGCATATGATTCCCGGAATAGGTGTTTTTAACTTTCCCAACTCCATGCTAACTTGGGATGTTATTGTTTTAAATGGTTATCTTTTTATAAATATCAGCATTCCATTTTATATCCTTTTTAAACATTATCAAAACAAGGAAGCTAAGAAAAGTGTATATGTACCAGGCGCTGTTCTATCCGTATTTTGGGCTGTAGGTATACACTTAGTGACTGCTTTTTTATATCAAGGATTACAAGCACGCCCTTTTTGGAATAATGCACTCTTAGGTCCTCGCTTCCTGGCATCTGCTTTTGCAGCAGGACCTGCACTTATCATTTTAGTTTTAGCCATCATTCGTTCCTTTACAGCATTCAAAATAGAAGATAAAACAATCAAAAAAATTGCGATGATTGTAACCGTGGCTGCTCAAATAAATTTGATTATGCTTGTTTCTGAGTTATTTAAAGAGTTTTATGCACCCACACATCATAGCGAAAGTGCCTATTACCTATTCTTTGGTTTACACGGTAAAACGGCATTATTGCCTTGGATATGGACGGCTATTCCTATAAATGTACTTGCCACCATAATGCTTACGTTCAATAAACTTAGAAACAATCTTAAAATATTATACCTCTGTTGTGGAATGCTATTTGTCGCCATATGGATCGAAAAAGGTTTTGGGTTAATTGTTCCTGGCTTTATTCCTGGACCCTACGGTAAAATAGTAGAATACCTGCCTTCTGGAATAGAAATAGGCGTAACTATTGGTATCTGGGCAATGGGAGCCTTTGTATTTACTATCCTTGCTAAAACGGCGATTGGGATTGAATTGGGAGAGTTAAGGTTTAAGGACAAAAACTCCACAACCTCCTAA
- a CDS encoding molybdopterin molybdotransferase MoeA, translated as MEKNSTLISIQAAQALVLKYSSVTSVIVEMDLCNALDYVLAINVISEIDMPPFRQAAMDGYAFSISSAITYTVVAEIKAGDNANPILKEGEAVRIFTGAPVPTTANAVIMQEKVAIQGHKMTVQMPLVVEMNIRPKGSQIKRGAMALAKGTKIKGAHIGFLASIGITKVSVYAKPSIAIVVTGNELKAAGTPLEYGEIYESNGTMLSAVLQELGYLKTSIITVADDYDQTKTTLKEAIQVHDIVLVTGGVSVGDYDFVGKALKAIGVKEIFYKVKQKPGKPLFFGKMGSVSIFGLPGNPAAALSCFYIYVYPLLKKGEGATNTQLLSIFMPITSDYDVKGDRAQFLKAQIEEDGVQILEGQSSAFAGSFGAANALVFIPEHTPKIKKGERVKTILLPIK; from the coding sequence ATGGAGAAGAATTCGACTTTGATAAGCATACAAGCAGCGCAAGCATTAGTTTTAAAATATAGCTCAGTGACTTCGGTGATAGTAGAAATGGATCTTTGTAATGCTTTAGATTATGTTCTTGCCATAAATGTTATTTCAGAAATTGATATGCCTCCTTTTAGACAGGCAGCAATGGATGGCTATGCTTTTAGCATTAGTAGCGCTATAACATATACTGTTGTTGCGGAAATAAAGGCGGGAGATAATGCTAATCCAATATTAAAAGAAGGAGAAGCCGTTAGAATATTTACGGGAGCTCCAGTACCTACCACTGCAAATGCAGTAATAATGCAAGAGAAAGTAGCCATTCAAGGACACAAAATGACGGTGCAAATGCCTTTAGTTGTAGAGATGAATATAAGACCAAAAGGCTCCCAAATTAAAAGAGGAGCAATGGCCTTAGCGAAAGGCACTAAGATAAAAGGCGCGCATATTGGTTTTTTGGCTAGTATAGGCATTACAAAGGTTAGCGTTTATGCTAAACCATCTATTGCTATTGTCGTTACCGGAAATGAACTGAAAGCGGCAGGTACCCCTTTGGAGTATGGAGAAATTTATGAATCAAATGGTACAATGCTTTCTGCTGTATTGCAGGAATTGGGGTATTTAAAAACTTCAATCATTACGGTTGCAGATGATTATGACCAAACAAAAACTACTTTAAAAGAGGCTATTCAAGTACATGATATCGTGTTGGTTACCGGTGGAGTATCTGTAGGAGATTATGATTTTGTTGGAAAAGCATTGAAAGCTATTGGGGTAAAAGAAATTTTTTATAAAGTAAAGCAAAAACCAGGAAAACCTTTATTCTTTGGAAAAATGGGTTCGGTATCCATATTCGGACTCCCTGGGAATCCAGCAGCGGCATTAAGTTGTTTTTATATTTATGTGTATCCACTTTTAAAAAAGGGAGAAGGTGCTACCAACACCCAATTACTAAGTATCTTTATGCCTATAACCTCAGATTATGATGTTAAAGGAGATCGGGCTCAATTTTTAAAGGCACAAATAGAAGAAGATGGTGTACAAATTTTAGAAGGACAAAGTTCTGCATTCGCAGGTAGTTTTGGTGCCGCTAATGCATTGGTGTTTATCCCTGAACATACTCCTAAAATAAAAAAAGGAGAACGGGTTAAAACAATTCTCTTACCCATAAAATAA